One Georgenia wutianyii DNA segment encodes these proteins:
- a CDS encoding CapA family protein codes for MARHAHPSRRGPSVWAVLGLAVVAAVLVLAALLRPWDTEPTVTADPTPTATETSAPTPTPSPTPEPPPDARFTIVGGGDVLPHTTVIRTAETGEGYDFVPMMEATAQYTRGADLALCNFEVPLAPPGTAPSGYPMFGAPEELAADLARLGWDGCSTGTNHSLDRGMAGLEHTLDAMDAAGLGHVGTARSEEEADSAQWYELEREGQTIRVAQIGATYGTNGLPVPADSPWAVELIDADRLLGMAAEARAEGADLVVASIHCCSEYSGTPHPDQVSLAETLAASGEVDLVLGHHAHVPQPIERLPGGPRGEGMWVAYGLGNFISNQDERCCVPQTATGLLALATVVKPFDGPARVESMEWTAVTVDRVGAQRLYVLSDLLAGARPEGLTLSEGQISSRYEQVLEVVGDAATERTEPPQPTGPPPRVLPRTDR; via the coding sequence ATGGCGCGCCATGCCCACCCCTCCCGCCGCGGCCCGTCCGTCTGGGCGGTGCTGGGCCTCGCCGTCGTCGCCGCCGTCCTCGTCCTCGCGGCGCTGCTTCGCCCCTGGGACACCGAGCCCACGGTCACTGCCGACCCGACGCCGACGGCGACCGAGACCTCGGCCCCCACGCCGACGCCGTCCCCCACGCCCGAGCCGCCGCCGGACGCCCGCTTCACCATCGTCGGCGGCGGCGACGTCCTGCCCCACACCACCGTGATCCGGACGGCCGAGACGGGTGAGGGGTACGACTTCGTCCCGATGATGGAGGCGACGGCTCAGTACACCCGGGGCGCGGACCTCGCGCTGTGCAACTTCGAGGTCCCGCTCGCCCCGCCCGGCACGGCACCGAGCGGCTACCCGATGTTCGGGGCGCCGGAGGAGCTCGCCGCCGACCTCGCGAGGCTCGGCTGGGACGGCTGCTCGACGGGGACCAACCACAGCCTCGACCGCGGGATGGCCGGTCTTGAGCACACCCTGGACGCGATGGACGCGGCCGGGCTGGGGCACGTGGGGACCGCGCGCAGCGAGGAGGAGGCCGACAGCGCCCAGTGGTACGAGCTCGAGCGCGAGGGCCAGACCATCCGGGTGGCGCAGATCGGTGCGACGTACGGCACCAACGGCCTGCCGGTTCCCGCGGACAGCCCGTGGGCGGTCGAGCTCATCGACGCCGACCGGCTCCTGGGGATGGCCGCCGAGGCGCGGGCGGAGGGTGCGGACCTCGTCGTCGCGAGCATCCACTGCTGCAGCGAGTACAGCGGCACCCCCCACCCGGACCAGGTGAGCCTGGCCGAGACGCTCGCCGCGTCGGGCGAGGTCGACCTCGTCCTGGGCCACCACGCCCATGTGCCCCAGCCCATCGAGCGGCTCCCCGGCGGCCCGCGCGGTGAGGGGATGTGGGTGGCCTACGGACTGGGCAACTTCATCTCCAACCAGGACGAGCGGTGCTGCGTGCCGCAGACCGCCACCGGCCTGCTCGCCCTGGCCACCGTCGTCAAACCGTTCGACGGGCCCGCCCGGGTGGAGTCGATGGAGTGGACCGCCGTGACGGTCGACCGGGTCGGCGCGCAGCGGCTGTACGTCCTGTCCGACCTCCTCGCCGGCGCGCGGCCCGAGGGCCTGACCCTGTCCGAGGGGCAGATCAGCAGCCGCTACGAGCAGGTGCTCGAGGTCGTCGGTGACGCCGCGACCGAGCGCACCGAGCCCCCGCAGCCCACCGGCCCGCCCCCGCGGGTCCTGCCCCGCACGGATCGCTGA